The sequence ACGACCACATCGGTCGAGCGCTGACCACAGCCGGCACCGGCCTCGACGGCTCCGTCTGAAAGACTGTCCCGCGGCAGAACGACGGCGGAAAGAGGCAGGCGTGGCCCTGGTAGTCGGACACCCGGAGGTGCGGGACGCCGCCCGTCTGGGGCAGGTGCAGCTGGAGGCCTGGCTGCAGACCTATCCCAACGACGAAGCGGGGATCGACGAGGCGTGGATCCGCGAGCACCGCGGATCCGCCGCCTCGGCGGAGGGGATCGCCCGGTGGGTGGAGTACCTGACGGAGGTGCGGCAGCAGCCGGACACCCTGTTCTGCCGGGTCGTGCGCTCGGACACGGACATCGTCGGGTTCCTCTGCGGGCGCCGGGGCGAGGTGGTCGGTCTCGGCCCGATGTACCTGCTGGACGAGGCACAGGGCGCGGGCGCCGGCGGCCGGCTCATGCGGGAGTTCCTGGCGTGGTCGGGCGACGTCCCCACGCACCTGTGGGTCACCGAGTACAACGTGCGCGCGGTCCGCTTCTACGAGCGCCACGGC is a genomic window of Streptomyces sp. NBC_00708 containing:
- a CDS encoding GNAT family N-acetyltransferase, which produces MALVVGHPEVRDAARLGQVQLEAWLQTYPNDEAGIDEAWIREHRGSAASAEGIARWVEYLTEVRQQPDTLFCRVVRSDTDIVGFLCGRRGEVVGLGPMYLLDEAQGAGAGGRLMREFLAWSGDVPTHLWVTEYNVRAVRFYERHGFRVTGERELWRGRLPNVRMLRAGAAAG